The Candidatus Omnitrophota bacterium nucleotide sequence GCGGCGGCAGCAACGTCTTCGAACTCGCCGACGTTCCCAAAGAAAAACTGAGTTTATACGAAAAATACATCACGGGACCGGTTCACATCGAGCAGCGCGTCAAGCATACTCGCTGGTGCGTCATGCGCTATCCCAACGCCGCCATGAGCCAACTGGCGCAGACGTCGTCCGAAGCGTTTCAGCGCTTTTATTACGACGTATGCTGTTTGGATTACGCCAAAATGAACCAATCCGTAGAGCCATTAGTGGATTTGATGAATCGGACGGATCGCGTTCGCCTGATCGCGCCGTATACGGATTTGCAATTCTCCATTAAGGATATCCCCGTTAGAGAATGCGCCGGAACTCATAACATCCCCGACGGCGAATGCTTTACCGCTCCCGTCCGCGATTCGATCGAGGGAAACATACGCTTCAATGTTCCCTCGCTGCATGAAGGAACCTTATACGAAAATATCCAACTCGCTTTTAAAAACGGACGCGCTGTTGAGATGGACGCGGGACGCCATACGGAGCGTCTGCGGCAAACGCTGGAAGGCGACGATGGCGCTTCCTACGCCGGAGAATTTTCCCTGGGGTTCAATCCCTACATCCTGCAACCGATGAAGGACACCCTGTTCGACGAAAAGATCGCCGGTTCGCTGCACATTGCGATGGGAGCGTGCTACGACGACGCTTCTAACGGCAACCGCTCCGCCTTGCATTGGGACCTCGTCCAGATCCAACGCCAGGATTACGGCGGCGGGGAAATCTATTTCGACGACGTTTTGATCCGCAAGGACGGGCTGTTCGTTTTGCCGGAGTTGATGGGACTCAATCCGGATAATTTGAAATGAGGAATGTCGGGTGGCAAGGGCAAAGTCTTTATTGCCCTTGATTATTCGCCTTGATTTATAGTGATAACTGTAAGGTGGGCTAAAAACGAAGCGTAGCTCACCATGATTCTTTTATTTGGAATTGGAACGATGGCGAAGGGTAGCGTTCTTTTATTGATGAGCGGCGGCGTGGACAGCAGCGTCGCCGGAGCGTTGCTGCAACAGGAAGGGTATGACCTCGTCGGCGTTACAATGAAACTGTTAGAGGGCGAGCCATCAATGGACGCATCGGGAGGATGCTGTTCTTACGGCGGCGCCCGCGACGCCAAACGCGTCGCCGCTTCTTTAGGGATTCCACACTACACCGTCAATACGGCCCGCGAATTTCATGAGCGCGTCATTGCTCCCTTCATCGGCGATTACGCGGCGGGTCTTACGCCCAACCCCTGCGTCCGCTGCAATAGCTTCGTGCGCTTCGAAGAGGCGTTCGCGATGGCGCGTGAGCGCGGCTGCGAATATGCGGCTACTGGACATTACGCCCGCATCGATCGGGACGAGAACGGCGTTCCTAGGCTACGCCGGGCGGTCTGCCGGGAGAAGGATCAGAGTTATTTTCTCTATGGCGTCCGCGCGGAATTCTTGCCGAAAATACTTTTCCCTCTCGGCGGCCTCACGAAAGAGCAAGTGCGGGAAAAAGCACGCGCTATGGGAT carries:
- a CDS encoding aminopeptidase, whose protein sequence is MLEERIKRLAHTIIHYSTKTHAGDMVLIHTKGFETFDLAEAVLREAIATGGIPYLHIEDERATRRLLLEGGEETFKKLGEFLLEQMKRANVYVGIRGGSNVFELADVPKEKLSLYEKYITGPVHIEQRVKHTRWCVMRYPNAAMSQLAQTSSEAFQRFYYDVCCLDYAKMNQSVEPLVDLMNRTDRVRLIAPYTDLQFSIKDIPVRECAGTHNIPDGECFTAPVRDSIEGNIRFNVPSLHEGTLYENIQLAFKNGRAVEMDAGRHTERLRQTLEGDDGASYAGEFSLGFNPYILQPMKDTLFDEKIAGSLHIAMGACYDDASNGNRSALHWDLVQIQRQDYGGGEIYFDDVLIRKDGLFVLPELMGLNPDNLK
- the mnmA gene encoding tRNA 2-thiouridine(34) synthase MnmA, with translation MAKGSVLLLMSGGVDSSVAGALLQQEGYDLVGVTMKLLEGEPSMDASGGCCSYGGARDAKRVAASLGIPHYTVNTAREFHERVIAPFIGDYAAGLTPNPCVRCNSFVRFEEAFAMARERGCEYAATGHYARIDRDENGVPRLRRAVCREKDQSYFLYGVRAEFLPKILFPLGGLTKEQVREKARAMGLVTAEKPESQDICFTLGRSYNEFLSRHIKNEEGPILDLAGNELGKHKGVTHYTVGQRSGLGLSGGPFYVCEIRPQRNEIVVGRREDLAVREVWAGSPRWHHAPVVGEAVLAQLRSRHAPAPARIAAISPERFAVEFEEPQYGAAPGQALVLCSGEWILGG